A genomic window from Ciona intestinalis chromosome 8, KH, whole genome shotgun sequence includes:
- the LOC100181776 gene encoding BET1 homolog: MRRSNAGEHSVYEEENQRLESELRNKVSALKSLSINIGEEVRDQNKLLYGMDDDMNKVSGFLGSTMKRLKGISRGGYGRLYCYLLLFVLAVFFVMYLLIRLS; this comes from the exons ATGCGAAGGTCAAATGctg GCGAGCATTCCGTGTATGAAGAGGAAAACCAGAGACTTGAAAGTGAACTCAGAAATAAAGTTTCAGCTTTAAAATCA CTTTCAATAAACATTGGAGAGGAAGTTCGAGATCAAAACAAACTTCTTTATGGAATG gaTGATGATATGAACAAAGTATCTGGTTTCCTTGGCTCAACTATGAAGAGGTTAAAAGGAATATCACGTGGTGGATATGGAAGATTATATTGCTATTTATTACTATTTGTTCTTGCTGTGTTCTTTGTCATGTATTTGCTTATTAGATTGTCTTGA
- the LOC100177397 gene encoding protein PXR1-like, which yields MTSEKPRRKKRDDTWTSEELTSALHKNNDRPHRKDKTRNIEDSHGREVRKEKHSSHRVLDEDNRKHRSKNEDKERRHKERREVPEGSDQRREKRERREKSSRHEIRNEEEYRREKEKRREERHRKREEEGRSERRNHETPEERARRKEKVKQHLHLLIINLFNVFIK from the exons ATGACTTCAGAG aaACCTCGTCGTAAGAAACGAGACGACACCTGGACAAGTGAGGAACTGACGTCAGCTTTGCATAAAAATAACGATCGACCTCATAGGAAAGATAAAACAAGGAATATAGAAG ATTCCCACGGTAGAGAAGTCCGCAAAGAGAAACATTCTTCACACAGG GTCCTGGATGAAGATAATAGAAAACATAGAAGTAAAAACGAAGACAAAGAAAG ACGACATAAGGAAAGGAGAGAAGTTCCAGAAGGTTCTGATCAACGaagagaaaaaagagaaaggAGAGAAAAATCATCCAGGCATGAAATTCGTAATGAAGAAGAATATagaagagaaaaagaaaaaaggagaGAAGAGAGACATCGGAAAAGGGAAGAAGAAGGCAGAAGTGAGAGAAGAAATCATGAAACACCAGAAGAAAGAGCAAGGAGAAAAGAAAAGGTAAAACAGCATTTGCATTTACtaattataaacttatttaatgtgtttattaaatga